The Oceanicaulis sp. nucleotide sequence ACCAGATCCCGAAACCCCGCGCCGTTTACAGATGGGATTGCACTCAGGACCCCGCCGACGCTCTTGTGGACCTGCGGGATCGCCTTCTCGATGGCGCCAGGGGCGATCCCGACCGGCTGCCCGACACGCCGCCCAATCCGTGGCGCGGGCGCGGCGTTCATGGACAGGGCGGCGAAGGCATGATGGGCGGCACGCCCTACGGTCGCCCCATGGCGATGACCGACGCCGACATCCGTGACGGGCTGAACCTCGACGCCTACGCCTGCCGCGTGGGGCCTTTCGCCTCGATGCTACCGCCCGGCCTGACGCTGGACCTTGTGCTGCAGGGCGATGTGATCGTCTCCGCCAAAATCGCATCGGCCCCCTACGAACAACCGTCCGAGGCCGACGCGCCCGGCGCCTGCGCGGCGAGACTGCTTCGGCTGATGGGCCTCGACCATGCGGCCGACCGGGTCGCCTCGGGCGAAAGCGCGTTGGCTCCGTTCGCCACGCGTGCGCTTCCACCCGGTCTCGCCCAAAGCCCCGACGGCGACGACGCTCGCCGCCGCCTGGCGCGCTGGCTCCGCGGTTCGCCGGCGGGTGCCGTCGCGCCCGATCCGGCCGCCATGCTCCTTGGCCTTGAATGGTGCGAGGCTGTGCTGGCGCTCAACAGCTTCGCCCCGTCCCGCCTTCGCGCCGGCACGCTGGAGGAGGCGTCATGATCGAAGCGCTCCTCGTTCTCTTCCTCCTCGCCACCCTCGCCGCCGGCGCAGCGCTCGCCGCCGGCTTCGACCGCGCCGTCCCGATCCTGTGGGGTGCGCGCCCGGCGGGTGTGATTACGGCCTTGAACGAGGGCGCCGCGTTGATCCTGCGGCCCGTCGTGCGCACCGAAGCCCCGGACCGGCTCACCGGCGTCCTGGCGCCCGCGAGCTATCTCGCCCTCTCCTTCATCGGCCTGTCAGTGGTTCCGGTCGCATCGGGTTACGCGCTGGTCGACAGCCCCGTCGGCGTCGTGGTCTGGGGCGCGTGCGAGGCGCTCGTCGTGGTCGCGGTTTTCCTGCACGGATGGTCGCCGAACAGTCCGTTCCCGCTCATCGGGGCTTACCGATACGCGGCGATCGCCTTGCCCATGATGCTGCCCTCGATGTTCGTCCTGATTGCGGCCGCGCTCCCCGCGGAATCGCTTTCACTCACCGCAATCGTCCGTTCGCAAGAAACACTGTGGAATGTCCTGCGCCAGCCGCTCGGCCTTCCCCTGTTCTTGCTGACCGGACTAGCCCTGACATTGCGCGGGCCGTTCGACTTTGCCGACGGCGCCGACCTGGCGGGGGGTACGTCGGCGGAGGATAGCGGCCCGGCGCGCGCGCTCTGGCAGGGTGCGCGCCTCGCCATGCTCACCGCATTTTCTGCACTGGCCGCCACGGTGTTCCTGGGCGGACCGATCGGACCGTGGCTGCCCGGCCCGATCTGGCTGTGGCTGAAGAGCGCGCTCGTCATGGCGATCACCGTGGCTGCAGGGGCGGTCCTTCCGCGCCCTCCGCCATCGCGCATGCTCGGGCTTATCTGGACCGTGTTGCTTCCTCTCTCCTTTCTCCACCTGGTCTGGACCGGAGGGCTGGCGCTATGGTGACGCTCGGCGCGGTCGCGGCCCTTATCCTCTTCGCGGTTTGGACCGGATGGCGAGTTTTCCGCACCGACTCCATGGTGCGCGCGTCATTTTCCCTGATGCTGTCCTTCATCGCGGTCGGGGGCGTGGCGGTCATTCTGGCCACGCCCTACATCGGCGTGGCCACCGTCTTCATGATGGCGGTGGAGATGATGGTGATGGCGATCTTCATGGTCGCCTTCATGATGAACCCGGCCGGTCTGAACCCCATGCAGATGGTTCACAAGCACCGCGTGTCGATCGCGGCGGGCCTTCTTGCATGGCTGGGACTTTCGGCAGCAGTCATCGTCTCGGAGACGCCTTCGGTCCCCGCGCCGCAGAACGATCGCGATGTGTTCGAGCTCGGTCTCGAGCTGCTCGGTCCGTCCATGCTGATCTTCGAAACCGCCGGCGTGACCTTGCTGGCCGCCATGCTGGGCGCGGTGATCCTGTCGGCGCGAGGCGGGCGCTACGGCGACGCTGACGACGGGTCGCGGCCGCCAGGCCTGGCGCCCGGCGGCGACCCGGCCGGCCGCACGCCCGGCGAGGATGGTGACGAAGGCGGTCACCGCCATCACCATGGAGGCCACGGATGATCCTGGTCCTCGTCCTTCTCGGCGCCGCCGCCCTGTTCGGGATCGGTCTCTACGGCGCGCTCTCGCAGCAAAGTTTCGTCATGGTGATGATGGGCTTCGAGCTGATGCTGAACGGCGCCCTGCTGGCCGTGATCGGCTTCTGGAGCCAGGCGCTGGGCGGCATGCCCGAAGGGCAATTGCTAGCCATTCTGATCATGGCGGTGATGGCCGTGGAGATGGCGATCGGTTTCGCGTTGGTCGTTGCGGTTTATCGCCGGCGCCAGGCGGACGTCACTGAAAGCCTGGACACGTTGCGCGGATGATCTGGACGCTCGCCCTTTTGCCGGCCGCGACCGGTCTGATGATCTGGACGCTCGGCTCGGCGAGCCGCGTCGCTCTGGCTGTGCTCGGCGGCGCGGTCATGGTGGGGATCGCCGTTCTGAGCGCGCTTGAGCCGGCGCCGGCGAGCTTCGTCTGGGCGCCCGACTTTCCCTTGTTGCTGGATCTGACCGACACGGCGCGGGCGGTGGCGCTTACCGTGTCTGTGATTGGTCTGGCGGTGCTGATCTTCGCCGCGTTTCACGAGGCGCAGACCGGACTGGCCCGGCTCATGGGATTGCTGCTGATCTTCATCGGGGCGATGCAGCTCGTGGTGAGCGCGGCGGACTTCGTCTCGCTGCTGATCGGCTGGGAGGTCATGGGCGCGTGCTCGTGGGCGCTCATCGGCCACCGCTGGCGGGAGGCGCAGGCCGCACGGTCGGCCGGATTCGCGTTCGTGACGACGCGGCTGGGCGATCTCGGACTGTTTCTCGCCGCGTTCGCCTGCTACGCGGGAACCGGAGGCCTGGCCTTCGCGGACCTCGCAGACCTGGACGGCGGTCTTCTCGCCGTCGCTGCGTTCGGCGTCCTCATCGCGGCCGCCGCGAAGGCCGGCCAGGTGCCGTTCACGGCCTGGCTGTTTCGCGCCATGGACGGCCCCACCTCGGTGTCCGCGCTGCTGCACAGCTCGACCATGGTCGCCGCCGGGGCCTATCTGCTGATCCGGCTCCAGCCCGCCCTCGTCGAGGCCCCGGGCTTTTCGACCGGCGCGGTGATGATCGGG carries:
- the nuoK gene encoding NADH-quinone oxidoreductase subunit NuoK, with the translated sequence MILVLVLLGAAALFGIGLYGALSQQSFVMVMMGFELMLNGALLAVIGFWSQALGGMPEGQLLAILIMAVMAVEMAIGFALVVAVYRRRQADVTESLDTLRG
- a CDS encoding NADH-quinone oxidoreductase subunit J gives rise to the protein MVTLGAVAALILFAVWTGWRVFRTDSMVRASFSLMLSFIAVGGVAVILATPYIGVATVFMMAVEMMVMAIFMVAFMMNPAGLNPMQMVHKHRVSIAAGLLAWLGLSAAVIVSETPSVPAPQNDRDVFELGLELLGPSMLIFETAGVTLLAAMLGAVILSARGGRYGDADDGSRPPGLAPGGDPAGRTPGEDGDEGGHRHHHGGHG
- a CDS encoding NADH-quinone oxidoreductase subunit H is translated as MIEALLVLFLLATLAAGAALAAGFDRAVPILWGARPAGVITALNEGAALILRPVVRTEAPDRLTGVLAPASYLALSFIGLSVVPVASGYALVDSPVGVVVWGACEALVVVAVFLHGWSPNSPFPLIGAYRYAAIALPMMLPSMFVLIAAALPAESLSLTAIVRSQETLWNVLRQPLGLPLFLLTGLALTLRGPFDFADGADLAGGTSAEDSGPARALWQGARLAMLTAFSALAATVFLGGPIGPWLPGPIWLWLKSALVMAITVAAGAVLPRPPPSRMLGLIWTVLLPLSFLHLVWTGGLALW